From Onychostoma macrolepis isolate SWU-2019 chromosome 19, ASM1243209v1, whole genome shotgun sequence, a single genomic window includes:
- the cers2a gene encoding ceramide synthase 2a, producing the protein MLSRLSEWFWNERLWFPEGLGWADLEGRDGLNYAKASDLWVTLPIALAFLIIRQIFERTVAIQMAAALGIKEEVRMRATHNPTLESYFSITNKNPKQSEVESLGKKTGYSERQIHRWFRRRRNEERPNKLKKFREASWRFTFYLLAFIAGLAALIDKPWLYEMKEMWTGFPMLTLLPSQYWYYMIELGFYMSLLFSVASDIKRKDFKEQIVHHVATILLISFSWCVNYIRAGTLIMLVHDASDYLLESAKMFNYAGWRKACNYIFIVFAVSFIITRLVIFPFWILHCTWVYPVTVYRPFFGYYFFNGLLFVLQCLHIFWAVLILRMAIKFLPGNNIVEDERSDREETDSEDDEEEQEDRKAPMKNGPVQNGHSPLNNNHHRKTE; encoded by the exons ATGTTGTCCAGGCTGAGCGAGTGGTTCTGGAACGAGAGGCTGTGGTTTCCAGAAGGCCTGGGTTGGGCTGACCTGGAGGGCCGCGATGGTCTCAACTACGCCAAGGCATCTGACCTCTGGGTGACCCTGCCCATCGCCCTCGCATTCCTCATTATACGACAGATTTTTGAGAG GACAGTGGCCATTCAAATGGCCGCAGCTTTGGGTATAAAGGAGGAAGTCAGAATGCGAGCGACGCACAACCCCACGCTGGAATCATACTTCAGTATCACAAATAAAAATCCCAAACAG AGTGAAGTCGAGAGTTTAGGTAAAAAGACCGGGTACTCAGAGAGACAGATCCACAGATGGTTCAGGCGACGAAGGAACGAAGAGCGACCAAACAAGCTGAAGAAATTCAGAGAGGCCAG TTGGAGATTTACCTTTTACCTTCTTGCTTTCATTGCTGGCCTTGCTGCACTTATTGAT AAACCTTGGCTCTACGAAATGAAGGAGATGTGGACAGGGTTTCCAATGCTG ACGCTGCTGCCTTCTCAGTACTGGTACTACATGATTGAACTAGGCTTTTACATGTCCCTCCTCTTCAGCGTCGCATCAGACATCAAGCGAAAA GACTTTAAAGAACAAATAGTGCACCATGTTGCCACCATCCTGCTGATTAGTTTCTCCTGGTGTGTGAACTACATCAGAGCAGGAACTCTCATTATGCTGGTGCACGACGCCTCCGACTATCTGCTGGAG TCTGCCAAAATGTTTAACTACGCCGGCTGGAGAAAAGCATGCAATTACATATTCATCGTATTTGCTGTCAGTTTCATCATCACCAGACTCGTCATCTTCCCATTTTG gATTTTGCATTGTACTTGGGTATATCCGGTGACTGTTTATCGTCCGTTCTTTGGATATTACTTCTTTAATGGACTGCTGTTTGTGCTGCAGTGTCTGCACATCTTCTGGGCCGTACTCATTCTGCGTATGGCCATCAAATTCTTGCCCGGCAAT AATATTGTGGAGGACGAGAGGAGTGACCGAGAAGAAACAGACTCTGAGGACGATGAGGAAGAACAGGAAGACAGGAAAGCACCAATGAAAAATGGACCAGTGCAGAACGGCCACTCTCCTCTAAACAACAACCATCACCGCAAGACTGAGTGA